One window from the genome of Haloprofundus halobius encodes:
- the psmB gene encoding archaeal proteasome endopeptidase complex subunit beta codes for MRPPTSDFSGSDSPLDGDRSNVFGPELGEFPNAGQSSEPREGEMKTGTTTVGIKTDEGVVLATDMRASAGYMVASKDVQKVEEIHPTGALTIAGSVSAAQSLIRSLRAETRLYEARRGEEMSMTALSTLVGNFLRSGGFIIVSPILGGVDSDGSHIYSIDPAGGTTEEEYTVSGSGSQYALGVLEQEYDDSLSLDDAKNVATRAIKSAVERDLASGNGINIAVVTEEGVDIERHKDIDALL; via the coding sequence ATGCGACCACCGACATCGGATTTCTCCGGGAGCGACAGTCCCCTCGACGGTGACCGTTCGAACGTGTTCGGGCCGGAACTCGGCGAGTTTCCCAACGCCGGGCAGTCGTCGGAACCGCGAGAGGGAGAGATGAAAACCGGAACGACGACCGTCGGCATCAAGACCGACGAGGGCGTCGTTCTCGCGACCGACATGCGCGCCAGCGCCGGCTACATGGTGGCGAGCAAGGACGTCCAGAAGGTCGAGGAGATCCACCCGACGGGCGCGCTCACCATCGCCGGGTCCGTCTCGGCCGCGCAGTCGCTCATCCGCTCGCTGCGCGCGGAGACGCGCCTCTACGAGGCCCGCCGCGGCGAGGAGATGAGCATGACCGCGCTGTCGACGCTCGTCGGCAACTTCCTGCGCTCTGGCGGTTTCATCATCGTCAGCCCCATCCTCGGCGGCGTCGACTCCGACGGGTCGCACATCTACAGCATCGACCCCGCGGGCGGCACCACCGAAGAGGAGTACACCGTCAGCGGTTCCGGTTCGCAGTACGCCCTCGGTGTGCTCGAACAGGAGTACGACGACAGCCTCTCGCTCGACGACGCGAAGAACGTCGCGACGCGGGCCATCAAGAGCGCCGTCGAACGCGACCTCGCCTCCGGCAACGGTATCAACATCGCCGTCGTCACCGAGGAGGGCGTCGACATCGAGCGTCACAAGGACATCGACGCGCTGCTGTAA
- a CDS encoding CBS domain-containing protein, with the protein MELPTPQDLRERRNTLGLTQSALADAAGVSQPLIARIEGGDVDPRLSTLRRIVEALDEAEGDVLRAGDIMNETVIHVEPDSSVREAVDAMEEEAYSQLPVLQSGIPVGSISQSDVIHGGDNVGDKPVSELMSESFPTVARDATVDEVRNLLDHYKAVMVTEGGETVGIITEADVAAQLS; encoded by the coding sequence ATGGAACTTCCGACGCCGCAGGACCTGCGCGAACGCAGGAACACGCTCGGGTTGACCCAGAGCGCGCTGGCGGACGCCGCCGGCGTCTCGCAGCCGCTCATCGCTCGTATCGAGGGCGGCGACGTCGACCCGCGTCTGTCGACGCTCCGCCGCATCGTCGAGGCGCTCGACGAGGCCGAAGGCGACGTGCTCCGTGCCGGCGACATCATGAACGAGACGGTCATCCACGTCGAACCGGACTCCTCGGTCCGGGAGGCCGTCGACGCGATGGAAGAGGAGGCCTACTCACAACTTCCCGTCCTCCAGTCGGGGATTCCGGTCGGCTCTATCAGCCAGTCGGACGTCATCCACGGCGGCGACAACGTCGGCGACAAACCGGTGAGCGAACTGATGAGCGAGTCGTTCCCGACGGTCGCCCGCGACGCCACCGTCGACGAAGTTCGAAACCTCCTGGATCACTACAAGGCCGTGATGGTGACCGAGGGCGGCGAGACGGTCGGTATCATCACCGAAGCCGACGTGGCCGCACAGCTCTCGTAG
- a CDS encoding redoxin domain-containing protein: MGLFDDLDAQVYGVSVDLPFSQNIWIQQEELNFPMLSDWRHAVIRAYDVVLDDMYGMIEAAQRSVFVVDTDGVVTYRWVRDGENPDFDELVAETGKAVENAASNE, encoded by the coding sequence ATGGGACTGTTCGACGACCTCGACGCGCAGGTGTACGGCGTCAGCGTCGACCTCCCGTTCTCGCAGAACATCTGGATACAGCAGGAAGAACTGAACTTCCCGATGCTGTCGGACTGGCGTCACGCCGTCATCCGCGCCTACGACGTGGTACTCGACGACATGTACGGGATGATAGAGGCGGCCCAGCGCAGCGTGTTCGTCGTCGACACCGACGGCGTCGTGACGTACAGGTGGGTTCGTGACGGCGAGAACCCCGACTTCGACGAACTCGTCGCGGAGACGGGGAAGGCGGTCGAAAACGCTGCGTCGAACGAGTAA
- the purM gene encoding phosphoribosylformylglycinamidine cyclo-ligase — protein MGDDEELTYSEAGVDIGASEAATAALVSAVGDSEGDYAGLLDIGDRYLALATDGVGTKLLVAEALSDYSTVGIDCIAMNANDLVAAGVRPVAFVDYLAVDEPDETFAEQVGEGLAAGADEAEIELVGGETAVMPEVINGLDLAGTCAGLAAKDDIFDGRAEPGDALVGFRSSGIHSNGLTLARKAATRDHGYDDPFPGDGYETVGEALLEPTQLYTDLLDPMRDHGVRGAAHVTGGGWTNLDRLGDNRYVVDDAFDPQPVFEFVQSAGNVSDEEMHRTFNMGTGFVAALEPEDAEALADAADGHVIGRVEDGEGVSIRGLEL, from the coding sequence ATGGGAGACGACGAGGAACTCACGTACTCGGAGGCGGGCGTCGACATCGGGGCGAGCGAAGCGGCGACGGCCGCGCTGGTGTCGGCCGTCGGCGACAGCGAGGGCGATTACGCCGGGCTACTGGACATTGGCGACCGCTACCTCGCGCTGGCGACCGACGGCGTCGGGACGAAACTGCTCGTCGCCGAGGCGCTGTCGGACTACTCGACGGTCGGTATCGACTGCATCGCGATGAACGCGAACGACCTCGTCGCCGCCGGCGTTCGACCGGTCGCGTTCGTCGACTACCTCGCCGTCGACGAACCCGACGAGACGTTCGCCGAACAGGTGGGCGAGGGGCTCGCCGCGGGTGCCGACGAAGCGGAAATCGAACTCGTCGGCGGCGAGACGGCGGTGATGCCCGAGGTCATCAACGGACTCGACCTCGCGGGCACGTGCGCTGGGCTCGCGGCGAAAGACGACATCTTCGACGGACGCGCCGAACCGGGCGACGCGCTCGTCGGCTTTCGATCCTCCGGCATCCACTCGAACGGCCTGACGCTCGCGCGGAAGGCGGCAACGAGAGATCACGGCTACGACGACCCGTTCCCCGGCGACGGCTACGAGACGGTCGGCGAGGCGCTGCTGGAGCCGACGCAACTGTACACCGACCTGCTCGACCCGATGCGCGACCACGGCGTCCGCGGCGCGGCACACGTCACCGGCGGCGGGTGGACGAACCTCGACCGCCTCGGCGACAACCGGTACGTCGTCGACGACGCGTTCGACCCCCAGCCGGTGTTCGAGTTCGTGCAGTCGGCGGGCAACGTCTCCGACGAGGAGATGCACCGGACGTTCAACATGGGAACCGGCTTCGTCGCGGCGCTCGAACCCGAGGATGCTGAAGCGTTGGCTGACGCGGCGGACGGGCACGTAATCGGCCGCGTCGAGGACGGTGAGGGCGTCTCGATTCGCGGGTTGGAGCTGTAG
- a CDS encoding DUF555 domain-containing protein, which yields MSNYLVAMEAAWLVRDVKDIDDAIGVAVSEAGKRLNQQNKEYVEVEVGATPCPACGEPFDSAFIAANTALVGLLLEIDVFNADGEKHAARIAKSEVGGALRDVPLSVIEIVETEEEDE from the coding sequence ATGAGCAACTACCTCGTAGCGATGGAGGCGGCCTGGCTCGTACGTGACGTGAAAGATATCGACGACGCCATCGGCGTCGCCGTCAGCGAAGCGGGCAAGCGCCTCAACCAGCAGAACAAGGAGTACGTCGAAGTCGAAGTCGGTGCGACGCCGTGTCCGGCTTGCGGCGAGCCGTTCGACTCCGCGTTCATCGCGGCCAACACGGCGCTCGTCGGACTCCTCCTCGAAATCGACGTGTTCAACGCCGACGGCGAGAAGCACGCCGCCCGCATCGCCAAGAGCGAGGTCGGCGGCGCACTCCGCGACGTGCCGCTGTCGGTCATCGAGATCGTCGAAACCGAAGAAGAAGACGAGTAA